From one Henriciella marina DSM 19595 genomic stretch:
- a CDS encoding L-rhamnose mutarotase codes for MERKAWMIKLKPEKISEYKELHANAWPAILRQITASNIRNYSIYLREPENILFGIYEYHGTDFEADMARMAEDAETRRWWAVTDPCQEPLASAAPGEWWVPMEEVFHLD; via the coding sequence ATGGAACGCAAAGCCTGGATGATAAAGCTCAAGCCGGAAAAGATATCTGAATATAAGGAGCTACATGCAAATGCATGGCCAGCGATCCTGAGGCAGATCACCGCGTCCAATATCCGAAACTACAGTATTTACCTGCGAGAGCCAGAGAACATCCTGTTCGGTATTTACGAATACCACGGCACCGATTTCGAGGCTGATATGGCCCGTATGGCGGAAGATGCTGAGACCCGTCGATGGTGGGCCGTGACCGATCCGTGCCAAGAGCCCTTGGCATCAGCCGCGCCGGGCGAGTGGTGGGTGCCGATGGAAGAAGTCTTTCATCTCGACTAG
- a CDS encoding IclR family transcriptional regulator produces the protein MTDAPYKAPALEKGLDILECLSSVRTPLSIAEIARTIGRSRNEIYRMIVVLEMRGYVERTEDPEKLQLSNRLFEVGMRSPPKRDLHEAALPEMSALAAEMMQSIQLAVVSSDQIVVIARTESPDDVGFSVRLGHRRSILNSASGLVLFAFAAHAQEKRILEYLKTSGTSQAELDALQQHAVSIREAGYVCMPSRMVDGVTDIGAPVFDSTSESAVASLTVPFVVTRRTRISVNDAPAFVASAADRISSALGHVPQTN, from the coding sequence ATGACTGACGCCCCCTATAAAGCGCCGGCCCTTGAGAAGGGCCTCGATATTCTGGAATGTCTTTCCAGTGTGCGCACGCCGCTATCGATTGCTGAAATCGCCCGCACCATTGGACGGTCCCGCAATGAGATCTATCGCATGATCGTCGTGCTGGAGATGCGCGGCTATGTCGAGCGCACCGAGGACCCGGAGAAGCTTCAGCTTTCCAACCGCCTCTTTGAGGTCGGCATGCGGTCGCCGCCAAAGCGCGACCTGCATGAAGCGGCCCTTCCCGAAATGTCAGCACTCGCCGCTGAGATGATGCAGTCTATTCAGCTGGCGGTCGTCAGCTCAGACCAGATCGTCGTTATTGCGAGAACGGAAAGCCCGGATGATGTTGGCTTCAGTGTAAGACTGGGCCACCGTCGCTCCATCCTGAATTCGGCGTCGGGCCTCGTCCTTTTTGCGTTTGCTGCCCACGCTCAGGAGAAGCGCATCCTGGAATACCTGAAGACAAGCGGCACCTCACAGGCCGAACTAGATGCGCTCCAACAACACGCTGTCAGTATACGCGAAGCGGGCTATGTCTGCATGCCGTCGCGCATGGTCGACGGGGTCACAGACATCGGTGCGCCGGTTTTTGATTCCACCAGCGAGTCCGCTGTCGCCAGCCTTACCGTCCCATTTGTCGTTACGCGGCGCACCAGGATTTCGGTGAATGACGCGCCCGCTTTTGTCGCGTCGGCTGCCGATCGGATCTCTAGTGCCTTGGGGCACGTCCCCCAGACAAACTAG
- a CDS encoding TetR/AcrR family transcriptional regulator, giving the protein MQRPEIKYPRRTERRRRTRAAILKAAGDHFRKDGYATTTMQAIADSADVHVTTLFLHFKTKADLALSLVQNRIDALRQRAFDARGSTGFFSFFRAEALNRAKTLSEEKDPELTFWNALQTDPDLAFASTTFDADQTDIFARFVAEEFELDRESDYRPDLVAGLLLSATDLAYRKWLNSGRRSDPVEDISGALDTAEPAAQQMLSLDA; this is encoded by the coding sequence ATGCAGCGCCCGGAAATCAAATATCCACGTCGAACAGAACGTCGTCGTCGCACACGCGCAGCGATTTTGAAGGCGGCAGGTGATCATTTTCGCAAGGACGGGTACGCGACGACCACGATGCAGGCGATTGCCGACAGCGCAGACGTCCACGTCACGACCCTCTTCCTGCACTTCAAGACGAAAGCCGATCTTGCCCTCAGTCTGGTTCAGAACCGGATTGATGCGCTCCGCCAACGCGCGTTTGACGCGCGCGGATCGACTGGTTTCTTCTCATTCTTTCGCGCGGAAGCCCTGAACCGGGCAAAAACGCTCTCTGAAGAAAAGGACCCTGAACTGACGTTCTGGAATGCCTTGCAGACGGACCCTGATCTGGCGTTTGCGTCGACCACATTTGACGCCGACCAGACCGATATCTTCGCACGCTTCGTCGCCGAGGAATTCGAGCTGGACCGGGAGAGCGATTACCGGCCCGATCTGGTCGCGGGTCTTCTGCTGTCTGCGACAGATCTCGCCTATCGCAAATGGCTCAATTCAGGTCGCCGGTCAGACCCGGTTGAGGACATATCGGGCGCGCTGGACACAGCCGAACCCGCCGCGCAGCAAATGCTCAGCCTTGATGCGTGA
- a CDS encoding MFS transporter, whose product METAAIRKAGKLPWRTKLVYGVGTIAFGIKDNGFNVLLMIYYNQVVGLPAAWVGLAIMIAMVADAVLDPVVGQWSDSFRSKWGRRHPFMYASIVPVGILYFLLWSPPNGASDTMLFAYLLILTSGTRIAIGIYEIPSTALLAEFTQDYHERTVLVAYRFFFGVVGGILMGVFVFSVIFADDPTAPGGLLDPSGYLKYAAIAAPLMAISILVSTAGTHGRIATLVAPPPPPKEPLIQTVRNMMGTLFHRTNAPLLLGSIFGSMSGGLSAALNIYMQTYFWELSSRQIALLTSSGLLGVLLAFVVVLPLSKLFGKKWTTLTLYFITMLTVVVPVALRLIGLFPSNESAALVPLLFAFTTVTIMAVIAAAILTASMVADVTDQIQLKTGRQSEGLIFSATTFVNKTVSGMGILVSGLLLTLVGFPDDAQPGAVEMSTVNELAIVFGLSIAGFVTMALIIMSFYPVSRADHQFAVDELARRRAEGLSPQKGAP is encoded by the coding sequence ATGGAGACCGCAGCGATCCGGAAAGCGGGCAAACTGCCCTGGAGAACCAAGCTTGTTTATGGTGTTGGGACCATCGCGTTCGGCATCAAGGACAATGGCTTTAATGTCCTCCTGATGATCTACTACAACCAGGTCGTCGGCTTGCCGGCGGCCTGGGTAGGTCTCGCCATCATGATCGCCATGGTGGCCGACGCCGTCCTCGACCCGGTCGTCGGGCAATGGTCTGACAGCTTTCGCAGCAAGTGGGGCCGGCGGCATCCCTTCATGTATGCCTCCATTGTTCCGGTTGGCATTCTTTACTTTCTTCTGTGGTCGCCGCCGAACGGGGCATCGGACACGATGCTGTTTGCGTATCTTCTCATTCTGACGAGCGGCACGCGCATTGCCATCGGCATCTATGAGATCCCATCGACGGCGCTGCTAGCAGAGTTCACGCAGGACTATCATGAGCGCACCGTACTGGTGGCCTATCGCTTTTTCTTTGGGGTGGTCGGCGGCATCCTCATGGGTGTCTTTGTTTTCAGTGTCATCTTTGCCGATGACCCAACCGCGCCTGGCGGTCTTTTGGACCCGTCCGGATACCTGAAATATGCCGCCATAGCTGCGCCGCTGATGGCGATCTCGATCCTGGTTTCGACGGCTGGCACACACGGCCGTATCGCCACTTTGGTGGCACCGCCGCCGCCGCCAAAAGAACCGCTCATCCAGACGGTCCGGAACATGATGGGGACGCTGTTTCACCGCACAAACGCGCCGCTTCTGCTCGGCAGCATCTTCGGTTCGATGTCCGGCGGCCTGAGCGCCGCGCTGAATATCTACATGCAGACCTATTTCTGGGAGCTATCGTCGAGACAGATTGCGCTGCTGACATCAAGCGGCCTGCTCGGTGTCTTGCTGGCTTTCGTCGTCGTCCTTCCGCTCTCGAAGCTTTTCGGCAAGAAATGGACGACCCTGACCCTCTACTTCATTACCATGCTGACGGTCGTCGTGCCTGTCGCGCTACGCTTGATTGGCCTCTTCCCGTCGAATGAAAGCGCCGCGCTGGTGCCATTGCTCTTTGCATTCACGACCGTGACAATAATGGCCGTGATAGCCGCCGCGATCCTGACCGCATCCATGGTCGCCGACGTGACGGATCAGATCCAACTCAAGACAGGCCGCCAATCGGAAGGACTCATCTTTTCCGCCACGACATTCGTCAACAAGACTGTGTCTGGCATGGGCATCCTGGTCTCCGGACTTTTGCTGACATTGGTCGGCTTTCCTGACGATGCTCAACCCGGCGCCGTCGAGATGTCGACGGTCAATGAGCTTGCGATCGTATTCGGGCTGTCGATCGCGGGCTTCGTAACGATGGCCCTCATCATCATGAGCTTCTATCCGGTCAGCCGTGCAGACCACCAATTTGCGGTGGATGAGCTTGCGCGCCGACGGGCCGAAGGGCTTTCTCCGCAGAAAGGAGCGCCATGA
- a CDS encoding TonB-dependent receptor, whose protein sequence is MRQRSSLLAAASLTVLAAFSGAAMAQEQASDEAVPAAQDEEDGVRKLTQVTVTAVKREQNLQDVPVSVTAFTADLRQELALDNLGDFARFTPSLAYSAGDDRVFIRGVGRQTNTNGSDPGVATYSDGVYDASTRAVSKSDFFVERVEVLRGPQGTLYGRNSIGGAINVISKRPTDTFTTEARLEAANYDTVTAEAAVSGPITDRLRAKLGLSYANQDEGYFENVAGGPNEAGAQQSSYLELQLEADLADNFSVWLRADTAQSDLLNRTTNLAGPYDVSPVPTGYLTPGAAFGYSQANLFLAGDVTTNPGQRDIRKFNVDTSTRSSLDDDYGISAIATWNLDNIDIKYLGGYRTYFYNSFRDDDSTNVLSYSFPLDAPNPAAGEVFLGGPNCQFLRVALGPVCTPATVFPQRTFDYTEDKEFWSHELTAQSSGDSAFWWIVGAYMYDENFLQESHFGNAAQPQLLAPVGGPANPSGDFVTAISDINTKSYALFAQTDYSITDTITLTGGLRYSMDEKEGSEFLRVIAYGVIPGFTVGGSGNLAPALDLTSSTVSNSNAPGVASLVTIDPVTGLAQRDLSGEWDAVSGTAGIQWQPDASSNYFLRYSRGYKSGGFNAGGISQFPQTDEELLDAVEIGAKKSFGTNFQLNATAYSYSYDGLQVPLDVIENGIQLTRFFNLEDSRAQGLELEATWTPTDALRVLATYAYNDSEVREACCFVDVADPLAQQPGAQPSGPAVGANQPQDLKGEMLPRTIPNKFGLNVSYDIPLGARGDVTVSGNYSWRDETYHGVFNRSYTQTPSYDQVDLIGLWRNPDDTLQIMTYVKNVFDEQGFDGATGTLRIQPFGVSQTLYLTPPRTYGVQLQLKF, encoded by the coding sequence ATGAGACAGAGATCATCTTTGCTGGCGGCTGCAAGCCTGACTGTTCTTGCGGCTTTCAGCGGCGCTGCCATGGCGCAAGAGCAGGCCAGCGATGAAGCAGTGCCTGCCGCACAGGACGAAGAAGACGGCGTGCGCAAGCTCACGCAGGTCACCGTGACCGCCGTGAAGCGCGAACAGAACCTGCAGGATGTTCCTGTCTCTGTGACGGCTTTCACAGCCGACCTTCGCCAGGAACTCGCGCTCGACAACCTCGGTGACTTTGCCCGCTTCACCCCGAGCCTTGCCTATTCAGCCGGCGACGACCGCGTCTTTATTCGCGGTGTCGGCCGTCAGACCAACACGAACGGATCTGATCCCGGCGTCGCCACCTATTCCGACGGCGTCTATGACGCGTCGACGCGAGCTGTGTCCAAAAGCGACTTCTTCGTAGAGCGCGTTGAAGTTCTGCGCGGGCCTCAAGGCACGCTCTATGGACGCAACTCGATTGGCGGGGCGATCAATGTCATCTCCAAACGTCCAACCGACACCTTCACGACCGAAGCACGGTTGGAAGCGGCCAACTATGACACCGTCACTGCCGAGGCTGCTGTTTCGGGCCCGATTACCGACAGGCTACGTGCAAAGCTCGGCCTGTCCTACGCCAACCAGGACGAAGGGTACTTCGAGAATGTAGCAGGCGGGCCAAACGAAGCCGGTGCCCAACAGAGCTCGTATCTCGAACTCCAGCTGGAAGCCGATCTGGCAGATAATTTCTCAGTCTGGCTGAGAGCTGACACGGCGCAGAGCGATCTTCTCAACCGCACCACCAATCTTGCTGGTCCTTATGATGTTTCCCCTGTTCCGACGGGGTACCTCACTCCCGGCGCAGCTTTCGGGTATTCGCAAGCCAATCTTTTTCTGGCGGGCGATGTCACCACGAACCCGGGCCAGAGGGATATTCGCAAGTTCAATGTCGACACGTCGACACGCTCCAGTCTTGACGACGATTACGGAATCTCGGCCATCGCGACGTGGAACCTCGACAATATCGATATCAAGTATCTCGGCGGGTATCGGACTTATTTCTACAATTCATTCCGTGACGACGACAGCACCAACGTTCTTTCCTATTCCTTTCCTCTGGACGCACCCAATCCAGCCGCGGGTGAGGTCTTCCTGGGCGGGCCGAACTGTCAGTTCCTGCGCGTTGCCCTGGGCCCGGTTTGTACCCCGGCCACGGTTTTCCCGCAGCGCACATTCGACTACACTGAGGACAAGGAGTTCTGGAGTCACGAGCTGACGGCGCAATCGTCAGGCGATAGCGCCTTCTGGTGGATCGTCGGTGCCTATATGTACGACGAGAACTTCCTTCAGGAGTCGCACTTCGGCAACGCCGCCCAGCCGCAGCTCCTTGCGCCCGTTGGCGGGCCAGCCAATCCGAGCGGCGACTTCGTAACGGCGATCTCGGACATCAACACCAAGTCCTATGCGCTGTTTGCGCAAACCGACTACTCGATCACCGACACGATCACCCTGACGGGCGGCCTTCGCTATTCGATGGACGAAAAGGAAGGCTCCGAGTTTCTTCGGGTTATCGCCTATGGCGTTATTCCAGGCTTCACCGTTGGCGGCTCAGGTAATCTCGCGCCAGCGCTTGATCTGACGTCCTCGACTGTATCGAACTCAAACGCGCCGGGTGTGGCGAGCCTCGTAACGATCGACCCGGTTACAGGTCTGGCACAACGTGACCTCTCTGGAGAGTGGGATGCGGTATCCGGCACGGCGGGTATTCAGTGGCAACCCGATGCGTCCAGCAACTACTTCCTTCGCTATAGCCGGGGGTATAAATCCGGCGGCTTCAATGCGGGGGGGATCAGCCAGTTCCCGCAAACCGATGAGGAGCTTCTTGATGCGGTTGAGATCGGCGCCAAGAAATCGTTCGGCACGAATTTCCAGCTGAACGCGACAGCCTATTCCTATTCCTATGATGGGTTGCAGGTGCCGCTAGATGTTATTGAAAACGGCATCCAGCTCACCCGTTTCTTCAACCTCGAGGATTCGCGGGCCCAAGGGCTTGAACTTGAAGCAACCTGGACACCTACCGACGCTCTGCGCGTGCTTGCGACATATGCCTATAACGACTCTGAAGTGCGCGAAGCGTGCTGCTTTGTGGACGTCGCAGACCCCCTGGCCCAGCAGCCAGGCGCCCAGCCATCCGGGCCTGCCGTAGGGGCAAACCAGCCACAGGACCTGAAGGGCGAAATGCTGCCGCGGACGATACCCAACAAGTTTGGCCTCAATGTCAGCTACGACATTCCACTGGGCGCTCGCGGCGACGTGACAGTATCGGGCAACTATTCTTGGCGCGACGAAACCTATCACGGCGTCTTCAACCGGTCCTACACCCAGACCCCATCCTACGATCAGGTGGACCTCATCGGCCTTTGGAGGAATCCGGACGATACGCTGCAGATCATGACATATGTGAAGAATGTCTTTGATGAGCAGGGTTTTGACGGGGCGACCGGCACGCTCCGTATCCAGCCATTCGGCGTGTCGCAGACCCTCTACCTGACACCGCCGCGCACATACGGTGTCCAGCTCCAGCTCAAATTCTAG
- a CDS encoding response regulator transcription factor, translating into MTETAKPLVHLVDDDEAVRHSASFMLRLAGYRVQTHKDGVSFLADVDTLEDGCILLDVQMPQMSGLAVQKELNARGIVMPVVVLTGHGDVSVAVQAMKAGALNFVEKPYEKQVLLKALLEAFAQLDSHSRGAMQKADAEKRLAHLTPRETDVLEGLVEGLTNKAIANSLEISPRTVEIHRANMMEKLDVDSLSAALRIAFAAGLRDG; encoded by the coding sequence ATGACTGAAACCGCAAAGCCCCTCGTTCACCTCGTCGATGATGACGAAGCGGTTCGCCATTCGGCCAGCTTCATGCTTCGTCTTGCTGGCTACCGTGTCCAGACCCATAAGGACGGCGTCAGCTTTCTCGCCGACGTCGATACGCTGGAAGATGGCTGTATCCTGCTGGACGTCCAGATGCCCCAAATGAGTGGGCTGGCCGTACAGAAAGAGCTGAATGCCCGCGGGATTGTCATGCCGGTTGTTGTTCTCACCGGCCACGGAGATGTTTCCGTTGCGGTGCAGGCCATGAAAGCCGGTGCCCTGAATTTCGTCGAGAAGCCGTATGAGAAACAGGTTCTCCTGAAAGCCCTCTTAGAAGCCTTCGCTCAGCTCGACAGCCATTCTCGCGGTGCCATGCAAAAAGCCGATGCGGAAAAACGCCTCGCACATCTTACGCCCCGGGAGACCGACGTTCTGGAAGGCCTGGTGGAGGGCCTGACCAATAAGGCAATTGCAAATTCGCTGGAGATTTCCCCTCGCACGGTCGAGATTCACCGCGCGAACATGATGGAAAAGCTGGACGTGGACAGCCTGTCCGCCGCCCTCAGAATCGCATTCGCCGCGGGGCTCCGAGACGGCTGA